A part of Fusarium oxysporum Fo47 chromosome III, complete sequence genomic DNA contains:
- a CDS encoding ELMO/CED-12 family-domain-containing protein, with protein sequence MDQADIPALLARMASDEDASRKMAVFKLQNSINDPAFADVFISSGGLVVLRRLIMTSAGNTLAYSLQSLTRLLEVDMGWDIFEGPTASDLVERVVELIVTNPLVNILRGAMSILVALVGHSQSTNQSDAANRTPGTFGFRALKPAVAVHPNFFELVIQQLQSADHALCANALMLINALIRDAVSGESTTNGGKANAGSGEDWAKFIKRLQDLGLIKAVHRLMQSSALQDLAHPMLEFQTLTKILLRKWREVDVDLERPEHRRALKGLHLASAPERAHVNGHSPGQESHEAPGKKGSRRHNPEKWRRLGFETESPAQEFDMTGFLGMMDLTDYVRRNEDGFQKLLLEQAGKPTPERCPVARASFAVTMILYDHFDVDKTDLDDVRGYQLLEAKDHDRLFRPLLLQWSRLHTAGLYAFFRVWKLTGAEQGDFEKVVELVRILIDCVVGGATRTKDVVEVEEEMQEYDVPRLREQQMGLLEMSFESTWGQHLQQVREELKQEALQFVKEQRIRCLLQGSWFSKPTPKRDNGAVKHRLFTPTPWRYAKLSHNRRYLHYADFEEKTVTAPSLDSLGEKVDLSTISSVVSNVSAPNEDTRSTMSDLMGKDATPKTTTKITVYSFVNPTEAARGTDSKEQPIFTLWPLSHSLASEWLDGLLMLLNQAPITAETNKLVNLVSEYGLKIRLLNVRMDTAFDGPEPGAGVIPSRDGLDEDYFFEV encoded by the coding sequence ATGGATCAAGCAGACATCCCCGCGCTGCTGGCGCGAATGGCgagtgatgaagatgcttcGCGCAAGATGGCAGTATTTAAACTGCAAAACTCGATTAATGATCCAGCATTTGCCGATGTTTTCATATCCTCAGGCGGTCTAGTCGTCCTCCGTCGACTCATCATGACATCTGCTGGCAACACGCTCGCATACTCTCTTCAAAGTCTTACCCGATTGCTGGAAGTTGATATGGGATGGGATATCTTTGAGGGTCCAACCGCAAGCGACCTCGTCGAGCGTGTCGTCGAATTGATCGTTACAAACCCTCTTGTCAATATCCTCAGAGGAGCCATGTCTATCTTGGTCGCACTTGTTGGTCATTCCCAGTCTACCAACCAAAGTGATGCCGCGAACCGAACACCAGGAACCTTTGGCTTCCGCGCCCTGAAACCCGCCGTGGCTGTGCACCCGAACTTCTTCGAGCTGGTTATACAGCAGCTGCAGAGCGCAGATCATGCCCTGTGTGCCAATGCACTGATGTTGATCAACGCCCTGATCCGAGACGCCGTATCGGGGGAGAGTACAACAAATGGTGGAAAAGCTAACGCAGGTTCAGGAGAGGATTGggccaagttcatcaagcgACTACAAGACTTGGGGCTTATCAAGGCGGTTCACAGGCTCATGCAGAGTTCTGCGCTTCAGGACCTGGCGCATCCCATGCTAGAGTTTCAAACGCTAACCAAAATTCTATTGAGGAAGTGGCGCGAAGTCGATGTTGATCTCGAGCGACCGGAGCACCGAAGGGCTCTCAAGGGACTTCATCTGGCGAGTGCACCGGAGCGAGCTCACGTAAACGGACATTCCCCGGGACAAGAGTCGCACGAGGCTCCAGGAAAAAAGGGCAGCAGGCGTCACAATCCCGAAAAATGGAGGAGACTGGGATTCGAGACGGAGAGTCCTGCACAGGAGTTCGATATGACTGGCTTCTTAGGTATGATGGACCTGACCGACTACGTCCGCAGGAATGAAGATGGATTTCagaagctgctgctcgaaCAGGCAGGGAAGCCTACACCTGAACGCTGCCCCGTGGCCAGGGCCAGTTTCGCTGTGACGATGATACTGTACGACCACTTCGACGTAGACAAGACGGATCTGGATGATGTCAGGGGCTACCAGTTATTGGAGGCCAAAGACCACGACAGATTATTCAGACCCCTATTGCTCCAGTGGTCTCGGCTTCACACCGCCGGCTTGTATGCCTTTTTCCGTGTCTGGAAACTGACTGGCGCGGAACAGGGTGACTTTGAAAAGGTGGTCGAGCTGGTTAGAATTCTGATCGACTGCGTTGTCGGAGGAGCTACAAGGACCAAGGATGTGGTCGAggtggaagaagagatgCAGGAGTACGACGTACCGCGACTACGGGAGCAGCAAATGGGCCTATTGGAAATGTCGTTTGAAAGCACATGGGGTCAGCACCTACAACAAGTGAGAGAAGAGCTGAAACAAGAGGCTCTGCAATTCGTCAAGGAGCAGCGAATTCGATGCCTTCTACAAGGATCTTGGTTCTCAAAGCCGACGCCTAAGCGAGACAATGGCGCAGTGAAGCACAGACTATTCACACCTACACCTTGGCGATATGCAAAACTCTCTCATAACCGACGATATCTACACTACGCCGACTTCGAGGAAAAGACAGTAACGGCGCCCAGCCTGGATTCGTTGGGAGAAAAGGTTGATCTCAGTACTATCAGTTCTGTTGTATCCAATGTTTCAGCGCCCAATGAAGACACCCGGAGCACCATGAGTGATTTGATGGGCAAGGATGCAACTCCCAAGACAACAACCAAGATCACCGTCTATAGTTTCGTAAACCCAACGGAGGCGGCAAGGGGAACGGATAGCAAGGAACAGCCCATCTTTACTTTGTGGCCACTGAGCCACAGCCTGGCCTCGGAATGGCTGGACGGACTCTTGATGCTACTGAACCAAGCGCCCATAACCGCAGAGACCAACAAGCTTGTGAACCTGGTGAGCGAGTACGGGCTCAAGATCCGACTATTGAATGTCCGAATGGACACAGCATTTGACGGTCCAGAGCCCGGAGCTGGAGTGATACCGAGCCGGGATGGTCTTGACGAGGATTACTTTTTCGAGGTGTGA